Proteins encoded within one genomic window of Chlorobaculum sp. MV4-Y:
- a CDS encoding cytochrome-c peroxidase, with the protein MMKSLKAAMLATAMVVMGLTAHAAETPSVALGKKLFNDPSLGGATGAKTCASCHPSGKGVENAWKNPNLVQQINTCIVGALKGKPLPLESVQMKSLVLYHQSLKPVTSR; encoded by the coding sequence ATGATGAAGTCACTGAAAGCGGCGATGCTTGCCACGGCTATGGTGGTTATGGGTCTGACTGCCCATGCGGCGGAAACTCCCTCCGTGGCGCTGGGCAAAAAACTGTTCAACGATCCATCGCTTGGCGGCGCTACCGGCGCCAAAACCTGCGCGAGCTGCCACCCATCGGGCAAGGGGGTTGAAAATGCGTGGAAGAATCCGAATCTGGTTCAACAGATCAATACCTGTATCGTTGGCGCACTGAAGGGGAAACCCCTGCCGCTCGAATCGGTGCAGATGAAGTCGCTGGTTCTCTATCATCAGTCGCTCAAGCCGGTCACTTCCCGGTGA
- a CDS encoding ATP-binding cassette domain-containing protein: protein MPQPTTDIAIQTDRLTRSFGSLVAVKELSLTVRSGEIFGLLGPNGAGKTTTIKMLTTMLPPSSGAATVAGCSIHGESIGVRKRIGYVSQMISADGGLTGFENLLLFARIYNVPRRERTQRIDEALAFMGLTDARDKLVRTYSGGMIRRLEIAQSMLHRPRVLFLDEPTIGLDPAARLQVWKRLKELRHAFGTTILLTTHDMEEAEELCHRIAIMKEGVIAAEGSADELKRQAGTDSMDQVFIHFAGEFSDHATNFRDIDRARRTAKRLG from the coding sequence ATGCCGCAACCGACGACCGACATCGCCATCCAGACCGACCGGCTCACCCGCTCGTTCGGTTCGCTCGTAGCGGTCAAGGAGCTGAGTTTGACGGTGCGGTCGGGCGAGATTTTCGGGCTGCTGGGGCCAAACGGGGCTGGCAAGACGACGACCATCAAGATGCTCACCACCATGCTGCCGCCGTCGAGCGGCGCGGCGACCGTGGCCGGATGCAGCATCCACGGCGAGAGCATCGGCGTGCGCAAGCGCATCGGCTACGTGTCGCAAATGATTTCGGCGGACGGAGGGCTCACCGGCTTCGAGAACCTCCTGCTCTTCGCCCGCATCTACAACGTGCCGCGCCGCGAGCGCACGCAGCGTATCGACGAAGCGCTCGCCTTCATGGGTCTCACCGACGCGCGAGACAAGCTAGTGCGCACCTACTCCGGCGGCATGATCCGGCGGCTCGAAATCGCCCAGTCGATGCTCCACCGTCCGCGGGTGCTGTTCCTCGACGAGCCGACCATCGGCCTCGACCCCGCCGCCCGCCTCCAGGTCTGGAAACGGCTGAAGGAGCTGCGACACGCCTTTGGCACCACGATTCTGCTTACCACGCATGACATGGAGGAGGCCGAGGAGTTATGCCACCGGATCGCCATCATGAAGGAGGGAGTCATCGCCGCCGAAGGGTCAGCCGACGAGCTGAAGCGGCAGGCGGGAACCGACTCGATGGATCAGGTTTTCATTCACTTTGCAGGAGAGTTCAGTGACCACGCGACCAATTTCCGCGACATCGACCGCGCCCGCCGCACCGCGAAACGGCTGGGCTGA
- a CDS encoding cysteine-rich CWC family protein — MTHNDHPGEGTPKTVVCPMCGEQFTCGMSTSCWCATRVVPDSVRNYLAERYETCVCSACLDRLIAEAKGE, encoded by the coding sequence ATGACACACAACGATCATCCCGGCGAAGGCACGCCGAAAACTGTCGTTTGTCCGATGTGCGGCGAGCAATTCACCTGCGGCATGTCCACCTCATGCTGGTGCGCCACGCGCGTGGTGCCCGATTCGGTCAGAAACTACCTCGCCGAGCGCTACGAAACCTGCGTGTGCAGCGCCTGCCTCGACCGGCTCATCGCTGAGGCGAAAGGGGAATGA
- a CDS encoding TIGR03915 family putative DNA repair protein yields MYRYLYDGTPEGLVSAIGAILESGDDPEMTVLSVRQDTLFEEGLFLRTDPAVAEALFQRLRQRAPDAVQTLWYFTMAETSELETSLLRYIALAFEHGDRVNGYLTHPDVKAVVAIARKASRELHRMKGLLRFEQLRDGSWLARMEPDHNVIQPLARHFSRRLRAQEWFIYDARRHSAAHWDGHALSFGTLEQFSRPELSPEEQQVQQLWQAFFKTIAIPERKNPRLQKSNMPAKYWKYLTEKQGE; encoded by the coding sequence ATGTACAGGTATCTCTACGATGGAACGCCTGAAGGACTGGTATCGGCCATTGGCGCGATTCTCGAAAGCGGCGATGATCCTGAAATGACTGTGCTTTCCGTCCGTCAGGACACGCTGTTCGAGGAGGGGCTGTTCCTGCGCACCGATCCCGCCGTTGCCGAAGCGCTTTTCCAGCGGCTCCGGCAGCGAGCGCCCGACGCTGTGCAGACGCTGTGGTACTTCACGATGGCCGAAACCAGCGAGCTGGAGACGAGTCTGTTGCGCTACATCGCGCTCGCCTTCGAGCACGGTGACCGGGTCAATGGCTATCTGACGCATCCTGACGTCAAGGCGGTCGTTGCAATCGCCCGCAAGGCCAGTCGCGAGCTGCACCGCATGAAGGGGCTGCTGCGCTTCGAACAGCTCCGCGACGGCAGCTGGCTGGCGCGGATGGAGCCCGACCACAACGTCATCCAGCCCCTTGCCCGCCACTTCAGCCGCCGCCTGCGCGCGCAGGAGTGGTTCATTTACGACGCCCGCCGCCACAGCGCTGCCCACTGGGACGGCCACGCGCTCAGCTTCGGTACTCTCGAACAGTTCAGTCGCCCGGAACTCTCCCCGGAGGAGCAACAAGTGCAGCAGCTCTGGCAAGCCTTTTTCAAAACCATCGCCATCCCCGAACGCAAAAACCCCCGCCTCCAGAAGTCCAACATGCCTGCGAAGTACTGGAAGTATCTCACCGAAAAGCAGGGGGAGTGA
- a CDS encoding B12-binding domain-containing radical SAM protein: MTIALSIFPCFSDKTLPLGLACIKTVLDDEGAATEVFDFDLLLSIEDPALYYQLHRLGADPGTALDDRMINFIGYRPDLTLTALFSPPEEARKRFEADGLEELFDQLNAFLEHAAARLLATELEQIWLSTYISNLWVSMLAARKLRERSKAIIVFGGPAVFPEEVQRFLLGNNLADRVVVGEGELTARELIRADGRPVAGAAQMVDGEFRYEPHREWLKPEKFPMPDFRGFPFADMPFDAYLNRRFEGLPVSFSRGCVNGCIYCSEKQIWKRFRHLSPETSVERLGAYKKRFGISLFYVCDSLINFSEAWLSEFCDLVVSSDLQPLFTFAFCDLKHLRPELTAKMAAAGFTRITFGLESASEAVLTKMHKKLDLDLARENIVEASRNGLSVHVSTIINFPGEQTGDALDTIRFFRQIDRKLADDNLPATHLPRRSLSNRFRLEPASAIFMHPERYGIRMEPLEAPWTQLGRETVRLAKKWCSSDSPEQLEWNAYLLSGFSKNPRPWHLSDEQYQRQAAAISSLIDPLKHQFTLSPHVVLNRPASENRLVLHDYREEFQLDDRQSQVIRLLAKGETLQEIAGKTTDRADQESAGSVSNFVLFLYVRGIARITGK, translated from the coding sequence ATGACCATCGCCCTCAGCATCTTCCCCTGCTTTTCGGACAAAACGCTCCCGCTCGGTCTGGCCTGCATCAAAACCGTGCTCGACGATGAAGGCGCAGCCACCGAAGTGTTCGATTTCGACCTCCTGCTGAGCATCGAAGACCCGGCGCTTTACTACCAGCTCCATCGCCTCGGAGCCGATCCCGGCACTGCGCTCGACGACCGGATGATCAACTTCATCGGTTATCGTCCCGACCTCACCCTCACAGCGCTCTTCAGCCCGCCCGAAGAGGCGCGGAAACGGTTCGAGGCGGATGGGCTGGAAGAGCTTTTCGACCAGCTCAATGCGTTCCTCGAACACGCGGCCGCCCGCCTGCTCGCAACTGAACTGGAGCAGATATGGCTCTCTACCTACATCAGCAATCTATGGGTTTCGATGCTCGCCGCGCGGAAACTGCGTGAACGTTCGAAGGCGATAATCGTGTTCGGGGGCCCGGCGGTTTTTCCGGAAGAGGTACAGCGTTTCCTGCTCGGCAACAACTTGGCCGACAGGGTCGTCGTGGGCGAGGGAGAGCTAACTGCTCGAGAGCTGATTCGCGCAGACGGCAGGCCGGTGGCGGGCGCAGCGCAGATGGTCGATGGCGAGTTCCGGTACGAGCCGCACCGGGAGTGGCTGAAGCCCGAGAAGTTCCCGATGCCCGATTTCCGCGGTTTCCCGTTTGCCGACATGCCTTTCGACGCCTACCTCAACAGACGCTTTGAAGGGCTCCCCGTCTCCTTTTCGCGAGGCTGCGTCAACGGCTGTATCTATTGCTCGGAAAAGCAGATATGGAAGCGCTTCCGCCACCTCTCACCCGAAACCTCCGTTGAGCGGCTTGGGGCATACAAAAAGCGCTTCGGCATCAGCCTGTTCTACGTTTGCGACAGCCTTATCAACTTCAGCGAAGCATGGCTGTCGGAGTTCTGCGACCTGGTTGTGTCGAGCGATCTGCAACCGCTCTTCACCTTCGCCTTCTGCGACCTGAAGCACCTCCGCCCGGAACTGACCGCAAAGATGGCCGCGGCAGGATTCACGAGGATAACCTTCGGACTCGAAAGCGCGTCCGAAGCTGTGCTGACGAAAATGCACAAAAAGCTTGACCTCGACCTCGCCCGCGAGAACATCGTCGAAGCGTCGAGAAACGGCCTGTCGGTCCATGTCTCCACCATCATCAACTTTCCGGGCGAACAGACAGGCGACGCGCTCGACACGATCCGGTTTTTCCGACAGATCGACCGGAAGCTGGCTGATGACAATCTGCCCGCGACGCACCTGCCCCGACGAAGCCTCAGCAACCGCTTCCGGCTCGAACCCGCCTCGGCCATCTTCATGCACCCCGAGCGCTACGGCATCCGAATGGAACCGCTCGAAGCGCCATGGACGCAGCTCGGCAGGGAAACTGTCCGACTGGCCAAAAAGTGGTGCTCGTCCGACAGTCCGGAACAGCTGGAGTGGAATGCCTACCTGCTCTCCGGATTTTCAAAAAACCCCCGTCCTTGGCACCTGAGCGACGAGCAGTACCAGCGGCAGGCTGCCGCAATCTCGTCGCTCATCGACCCGCTAAAGCACCAGTTCACACTCTCACCGCATGTCGTTCTAAACCGCCCCGCTTCGGAAAACAGACTCGTCCTGCACGACTATCGAGAAGAATTCCAGCTCGATGACCGGCAATCCCAAGTCATCAGGCTGCTGGCCAAAGGCGAGACGCTACAGGAGATCGCAGGCAAAACAACAGACCGCGCCGACCAGGAATCGGCCGGTTCGGTCAGCAATTTCGTGCTGTTTCTTTATGTGAGAGGTATTGCACGGATCACCGGGAAGTGA
- a CDS encoding ABC transporter permease — MTTRPISATSTAPAAPRNGWAERYSPAEFLRGTAAIVATELVKLRRDPSEILTRSIQPALWLLVFGQVFGRLHAVPTGKLDYFSFLAPGILAQSVLFIAIFFGISVIWERDLGILQKLLASPSPRGALVLGKAVSAGMRALAQGVIVYLMAAAMSIRLNWSPLALGGVMLAVMLGAALFSTFSLMIACLVKSRERFMGIGQVMTMPLFFTSNAIYPISIMPTWLKIVAHINPLSYQVDLLRALMVVGGTSTFGIGMDMLILTGMLIALIVVTSKLYPTIVQ; from the coding sequence GTGACCACGCGACCAATTTCCGCGACATCGACCGCGCCCGCCGCACCGCGAAACGGCTGGGCTGAACGGTACAGCCCGGCGGAGTTCCTGCGCGGCACGGCGGCCATCGTGGCCACCGAGCTGGTCAAGCTGCGCCGCGACCCGTCGGAAATCCTGACCCGCTCGATCCAGCCCGCGCTCTGGCTGCTAGTGTTCGGCCAGGTCTTCGGGCGGCTCCACGCCGTGCCGACCGGCAAGCTCGACTATTTCAGCTTTCTCGCGCCGGGCATCCTGGCGCAGAGCGTGCTCTTCATCGCGATCTTTTTCGGCATCAGCGTGATCTGGGAGCGCGATCTCGGCATTCTGCAAAAGCTGCTCGCCAGCCCCTCACCGCGCGGGGCGCTGGTGCTCGGCAAGGCGGTGTCGGCGGGAATGCGCGCGCTGGCGCAGGGGGTGATCGTCTATCTGATGGCCGCCGCCATGAGCATCCGGCTCAACTGGTCGCCCTTGGCGCTTGGCGGCGTGATGCTCGCCGTCATGCTCGGCGCGGCGCTCTTTTCGACCTTCTCGCTCATGATCGCCTGCCTCGTCAAATCGCGCGAACGCTTCATGGGCATCGGCCAGGTCATGACCATGCCCCTCTTCTTCACCAGCAACGCCATCTACCCGATCTCGATTATGCCCACCTGGCTCAAAATCGTCGCCCACATCAACCCGCTCTCATACCAGGTTGACCTCCTCCGTGCGTTGATGGTAGTAGGCGGCACCAGCACCTTCGGCATCGGGATGGATATGCTGATATTGACCGGAATGCTCATCGCGCTGATCGTCGTGACATCGAAATTGTATCCGACGATTGTGCAGTGA
- a CDS encoding phytoene desaturase family protein, with protein sequence MKLSDLHCIVIGAGIGGLAAGALLARRGMQVVVLEAQRYPGGCAATFSSGAYRFDAGATVGCGFHSGGPLDRLGRELGIDWPVHPEPLAWQYRHRGLRLDLFSSRDNIIDRFPRSKAFWGEQARLARTLWRLSAAALPWPASGLPDIAALAARAFVSLPDSVFLLPFMQRTALDWLASYGLDSDADFVRFIDAQLLISAQTTSCYTNALNAAIALDLPVAGTWRVEGGIGTVARRLADSIERDGGAVLYGKKVTRLDTINRDALGVETADGDALSTDAIVANLTPDSLEILDDFRRSGEREAPVSNGWSAFMLYLGVDASFFEHAGADHLQIVAPEGELGECRSLFVSASPASDAGRAPEGQRAVTVSTHTRPERWFAALQQGREAYDALKREYTEQALALLYEQLPEARGAIRSVTAATPYSWEAWTGRRYGLVGGYAQTSLFGVRGPATKYDNLFLVGDSIFPGQSLPGVVTGAQRTVELLLRRAGKLGRL encoded by the coding sequence ATGAAGTTGTCTGATCTGCACTGCATCGTCATCGGTGCCGGAATCGGCGGGCTTGCCGCCGGAGCGCTGCTTGCCCGCAGGGGTATGCAGGTGGTGGTGCTCGAAGCGCAGCGCTATCCCGGTGGCTGTGCGGCGACGTTTTCGTCCGGAGCCTACCGGTTCGATGCGGGTGCGACCGTCGGCTGCGGATTCCACTCCGGTGGGCCGCTCGACCGGCTTGGCCGCGAACTCGGCATCGACTGGCCAGTGCATCCCGAGCCGCTGGCGTGGCAGTACCGCCACCGTGGCCTGCGGCTTGATCTGTTCTCCTCCCGCGATAACATTATTGACCGATTCCCTCGCTCGAAAGCTTTCTGGGGCGAACAGGCCCGGCTTGCCCGCACGCTCTGGCGTTTGTCCGCCGCCGCCCTGCCGTGGCCGGCCTCAGGCTTGCCGGATATTGCCGCACTTGCCGCTCGGGCATTTGTTAGCCTGCCGGACTCCGTTTTTCTCCTGCCCTTCATGCAGCGCACCGCACTTGACTGGCTCGCTTCGTATGGACTCGATTCCGATGCGGATTTTGTGCGCTTCATCGACGCCCAGCTTCTGATCTCCGCGCAGACCACCTCGTGCTACACCAATGCACTCAACGCCGCGATTGCGCTTGACCTGCCGGTTGCCGGAACATGGCGTGTCGAGGGCGGCATCGGCACCGTGGCCCGGCGGCTTGCCGACTCCATCGAACGCGATGGAGGGGCGGTGCTGTATGGCAAGAAGGTGACGCGGCTCGACACCATCAACCGCGATGCGCTGGGCGTTGAAACCGCCGATGGCGACGCTCTGTCAACCGATGCAATCGTGGCCAACCTTACCCCTGATTCACTCGAAATTCTCGATGACTTTCGTCGGTCGGGTGAGCGGGAAGCGCCGGTCTCCAACGGCTGGAGCGCATTCATGCTCTACCTCGGCGTCGATGCGTCATTTTTCGAGCACGCCGGAGCTGACCACCTCCAGATCGTCGCGCCGGAGGGCGAGCTTGGCGAGTGCCGCAGCCTCTTCGTCTCGGCCTCCCCCGCGAGCGACGCCGGGCGAGCGCCTGAGGGGCAGCGAGCGGTGACTGTCTCAACCCACACGAGGCCCGAGCGGTGGTTCGCGGCGTTGCAGCAGGGGCGCGAGGCGTATGACGCGCTGAAGCGGGAGTACACCGAGCAGGCGCTGGCGCTGCTTTACGAGCAGTTGCCGGAAGCTCGTGGTGCAATTCGATCGGTTACAGCCGCTACGCCATATTCGTGGGAGGCATGGACGGGCCGTCGCTATGGATTGGTCGGCGGCTACGCGCAGACCTCGCTTTTCGGCGTGCGCGGCCCGGCCACGAAGTACGACAATCTGTTCCTCGTCGGAGATTCGATCTTTCCCGGCCAGTCTCTGCCGGGGGTGGTCACCGGAGCGCAACGGACGGTTGAGCTTCTGCTGCGGCGTGCCGGGAAGCTTGGGCGGTTATAG
- the glpK gene encoding glycerol kinase GlpK produces MAILSIDQGTTGTTCMIYDRSGNVLARAYRELTQCYPQAGWVEHDPEEIWQTVVECVAEVRGACSEPVEAVGITNQRETTVVWDRRNGESVHRAIVWQCRRTAELCHRYRSEEEAIRAKTGLPVDAYFSATKIRWILDAHPETDPSNLLFGTIDTWLIWKLTGGEVHATDLTNASRTLLFNIHERQWDAELCELFGVPESMLPEVRPSMGGFGAVRAIPVLDGVPIAGVAGDQQAALFGQCCFAPGSVKNTYGTGCFMVMNTGEKCVSSNHGLLTTLALDGAGRSCYAVEGSVFIGGAVMQWLRDGLQLIRSAAESEAIARSVESNGGVYVVPAFVGLGAPHWNMEVRGTITGLTRGSSRAHIVRAALESIAYQSHDVFRAMVTDTGIQPQSLTVDGGAVSNEFLMQFQANLLGVPVHRPRNIESTSLGAACLAGLEAGVWSSTDELRVLNSVERVFTPAMPEAERDALLAGWQKALRQTLTS; encoded by the coding sequence ATGGCCATTCTTTCCATCGACCAGGGCACGACCGGCACCACCTGCATGATCTACGACCGTTCGGGCAACGTGCTCGCCCGCGCGTATCGAGAGCTGACGCAATGCTACCCGCAGGCGGGATGGGTTGAGCACGATCCGGAGGAGATTTGGCAAACGGTGGTCGAGTGCGTGGCCGAGGTGCGGGGCGCGTGCTCCGAGCCGGTCGAGGCGGTCGGCATCACCAACCAGCGCGAGACCACCGTAGTGTGGGATCGGCGGAACGGAGAGTCGGTGCACCGTGCCATCGTCTGGCAGTGCCGACGGACGGCGGAGCTGTGCCATCGCTACCGAAGCGAGGAGGAGGCGATTCGCGCGAAGACCGGGTTGCCGGTGGACGCCTACTTCAGCGCCACGAAGATTCGCTGGATTCTCGATGCGCATCCGGAGACCGATCCGTCGAATCTCCTTTTTGGCACCATCGACACGTGGCTCATCTGGAAGCTGACCGGTGGAGAGGTTCACGCGACCGATTTGACCAACGCTTCGCGGACGCTGCTTTTCAATATCCACGAGCGGCAGTGGGATGCGGAGCTGTGTGAGCTGTTCGGCGTGCCGGAGTCGATGTTGCCGGAGGTGCGGCCGTCGATGGGCGGGTTTGGCGCTGTTCGGGCGATTCCGGTGCTCGATGGCGTGCCGATTGCGGGCGTGGCAGGCGACCAGCAGGCGGCGCTTTTCGGGCAGTGCTGCTTCGCGCCGGGGTCGGTCAAGAACACCTACGGCACCGGCTGCTTCATGGTGATGAACACGGGTGAGAAGTGCGTGAGTTCGAACCACGGTCTGTTGACCACCCTCGCGCTCGACGGCGCGGGGCGGAGCTGCTACGCGGTGGAGGGGTCGGTGTTCATCGGCGGAGCGGTGATGCAGTGGCTGCGCGATGGCTTGCAGCTCATCCGGAGCGCCGCCGAGTCCGAAGCGATTGCCCGTTCGGTCGAATCAAACGGCGGGGTTTACGTCGTGCCCGCCTTCGTCGGCCTCGGTGCGCCGCACTGGAACATGGAGGTGCGGGGTACGATTACCGGCCTGACGCGCGGCTCGTCGCGGGCGCACATCGTCCGCGCGGCGCTGGAGTCGATCGCCTACCAGTCGCACGACGTGTTCCGCGCGATGGTGACCGACACCGGCATTCAGCCACAGTCGCTCACGGTCGACGGAGGCGCGGTGAGCAACGAGTTCCTGATGCAGTTCCAGGCCAACCTGCTCGGCGTTCCGGTGCACCGCCCGCGTAACATCGAATCGACCTCGCTCGGCGCGGCCTGCCTCGCGGGCCTCGAAGCCGGAGTGTGGAGCTCTACTGACGAACTGCGCGTGCTCAACAGCGTTGAGCGGGTCTTCACTCCTGCGATGCCAGAGGCGGAACGTGACGCGCTGCTGGCGGGATGGCAAAAGGCGCTGCGGCAGACGCTCACATCGTAA
- a CDS encoding YcaO-like family protein has translation MKSDPERMRTALRSTGMKVCEKTRQGSELPFVTTMLFAGETPESDSLPLVSGQGITAEASLLSAYGELFERLQNNFLLSGYRHACVSEGGYERLPERCRKRLDERGGPLEFFIAPDEVWVTAESFVSGERSGSADFMPGEQMSASGACAGETLLTVPFYSVFDDSARLCPIERMLFTSGSTSCAAGQTLEQAIAKALFELCERHVFRRIFMDEPPLPLIPRQLLQNTEAARIIEAIEQRGTSVTLLDSSLGKGFPVVAVLLIDRQRQRYNCNLGSATTLPEAITGALKELYDGCDDFHSLQLSGLGDPFEAATTEERHNLRFGNYYAAKASSTGLWPKSLFASRESAPEQLRKVWSDVLAAHPLETLLERFASWTPALYIRDVSWLGIPSVYCYAPGLSEVNYATGRNELAMLLELRAESERLQSPGDVEMKRLRRIMELHRSLKRIALPAPLRLLNGFACQNLPSSTRRREATLLAALGQVFGDETPRDRSMLDRCISDGNRLSDEGFSDETVDLRLRRLYPDSVVDLAARCQQAPLSIIEETLQKIELPEDEAACDDCSFLRTVATTRQLQQRYRANLPDQRHLAELFATGKQEQP, from the coding sequence ATGAAGAGCGACCCTGAAAGGATGCGAACTGCCTTGCGCTCAACCGGCATGAAGGTTTGCGAAAAAACCCGTCAGGGCAGTGAACTGCCGTTTGTCACCACCATGCTCTTCGCTGGCGAAACTCCGGAGAGCGACTCCTTACCGCTGGTCTCCGGGCAAGGCATCACCGCCGAAGCCTCGCTTCTGAGTGCGTATGGTGAACTATTCGAGCGGCTCCAGAACAACTTCCTCCTCTCCGGCTACCGCCACGCTTGCGTATCGGAAGGGGGCTACGAGCGGCTGCCCGAGCGTTGCCGGAAGCGCCTCGACGAGCGCGGCGGACCGCTGGAGTTCTTCATCGCGCCGGATGAGGTGTGGGTGACAGCAGAGTCGTTCGTTTCCGGAGAACGCTCCGGTTCCGCCGACTTCATGCCTGGCGAACAGATGTCCGCCAGCGGTGCATGTGCCGGCGAGACGCTCCTGACGGTGCCATTCTACTCGGTGTTCGACGATTCGGCACGACTCTGCCCGATCGAGCGGATGCTCTTCACCAGCGGCAGCACGAGCTGCGCGGCCGGGCAGACACTCGAACAGGCCATCGCAAAAGCGCTGTTCGAGCTTTGCGAACGGCACGTGTTTCGCCGGATTTTCATGGATGAACCACCGCTGCCGCTCATCCCCCGCCAGCTTTTGCAAAACACTGAGGCCGCGCGGATCATCGAAGCCATCGAACAGCGCGGCACAAGCGTCACCCTTCTCGACAGCTCGCTCGGCAAGGGATTTCCGGTCGTCGCCGTGCTGCTCATCGACCGCCAGCGGCAGCGCTACAACTGCAACCTTGGCTCTGCCACGACGCTGCCGGAGGCAATAACCGGAGCATTGAAAGAGTTGTACGACGGCTGCGACGACTTCCACAGCCTACAGCTCTCCGGCCTCGGCGATCCGTTCGAGGCGGCGACCACCGAAGAGCGCCACAACCTGCGCTTTGGTAACTACTACGCAGCCAAGGCGTCAAGTACCGGCCTGTGGCCGAAATCGCTCTTCGCCAGCCGCGAGTCCGCACCGGAGCAACTCCGGAAAGTCTGGAGCGACGTCCTTGCCGCCCACCCGCTCGAAACCCTGCTCGAACGCTTCGCGAGCTGGACGCCAGCGCTCTACATCCGCGACGTTTCGTGGCTTGGCATTCCGTCGGTCTACTGCTACGCGCCCGGCCTGAGCGAGGTGAACTACGCCACGGGCCGCAATGAACTTGCCATGCTGCTTGAGCTACGAGCCGAAAGCGAACGCCTGCAAAGCCCCGGAGACGTGGAGATGAAACGGTTGCGGCGAATCATGGAGCTTCACCGAAGCCTGAAACGCATCGCCCTGCCAGCGCCACTCAGGCTGCTGAACGGCTTTGCGTGCCAGAACCTCCCTAGCAGCACCCGCCGGCGGGAAGCAACGCTGCTCGCCGCACTCGGCCAGGTTTTCGGCGACGAAACGCCACGAGATAGATCGATGCTGGATCGATGCATCAGTGACGGCAACCGGCTTTCGGATGAAGGCTTTTCAGACGAAACCGTCGACTTGCGACTGCGGCGACTCTACCCGGACAGTGTGGTCGATCTTGCCGCCAGATGCCAGCAAGCCCCGCTTTCCATCATCGAAGAGACGCTGCAAAAAATCGAACTTCCCGAAGATGAGGCGGCTTGCGATGACTGCTCGTTCCTGCGCACCGTTGCAACGACGAGGCAGCTTCAGCAACGCTACCGCGCAAATCTGCCCGATCAGCGCCATCTGGCTGAACTCTTCGCAACCGGGAAACAGGAGCAGCCATGA